One window of Chloroflexus aggregans DSM 9485 genomic DNA carries:
- a CDS encoding vWA domain-containing protein, with amino-acid sequence MSASVTLRCQWGRTPVPTSSTPQVVYLLVEAVAPASPTSALPLNLCFVLDRSGSMQGAKLESMKAATRRVIELLRPHDVAAIVIFDDTVQTLIPATPVGDRSALLAAVETITEAGGTAMSLGMQAAQTELQKHLGPDRISRMLLLTDGQTWGDEPICRDLARTLGQAGVRITALGLGTEWNEQLLDDIAAASDGYSDYIADPAQIETFFQQAVKEAQAVVATDARLLLRLVRDVTPRAIYRVKPVIANLGYQPIGDAAVAVRLGDLVGGQPAAVLLDLMLPPRTRGRFRIAQAELHLTPVDQRSETVIKQDILLDVADQAGPESYVPDVMNLVERVTAFKLQTRALSEAASGNTAGATQKLRAAATRLLDLGELELAAKMNQQAATLEQGQPLDPATQKELRYATRRLTQRLEKNEQA; translated from the coding sequence ATGTCTGCATCAGTCACGTTGCGCTGCCAATGGGGACGCACGCCTGTGCCCACAAGTAGCACGCCACAAGTTGTCTATCTGTTGGTGGAAGCGGTTGCTCCTGCTTCACCAACTTCAGCGTTGCCACTCAATCTCTGTTTTGTCCTCGACCGTTCAGGGTCAATGCAAGGTGCGAAACTTGAGAGCATGAAGGCAGCAACCCGCCGGGTGATTGAATTATTGCGTCCGCACGACGTAGCAGCTATCGTCATCTTTGACGATACGGTCCAAACCCTCATACCGGCGACTCCGGTTGGTGATCGGTCGGCACTGCTCGCAGCAGTTGAGACCATTACCGAAGCCGGTGGGACGGCAATGTCGCTCGGGATGCAAGCGGCGCAAACCGAACTCCAAAAACACCTTGGACCTGATCGGATCAGCCGGATGCTGTTGCTGACCGATGGGCAGACGTGGGGTGATGAGCCAATCTGTCGTGATCTGGCCCGCACCCTTGGGCAAGCAGGTGTGCGCATTACCGCATTGGGACTAGGCACAGAATGGAATGAGCAGTTACTCGACGATATTGCTGCGGCGAGCGATGGGTATTCCGATTATATTGCCGATCCGGCACAGATTGAGACGTTTTTTCAGCAGGCAGTGAAAGAAGCACAGGCTGTCGTTGCTACCGATGCACGGCTGCTCCTCCGGCTTGTCCGTGACGTGACGCCGCGTGCCATTTATCGCGTCAAGCCGGTGATTGCGAACCTCGGTTACCAACCCATCGGCGATGCAGCAGTTGCGGTGCGGCTAGGCGATTTAGTCGGTGGGCAACCGGCAGCCGTCTTACTCGACCTGATGCTTCCTCCACGCACGCGAGGCCGGTTTCGGATTGCGCAGGCTGAGTTACATTTGACACCGGTTGATCAACGGAGTGAAACGGTGATCAAACAAGATATCTTGCTCGATGTCGCCGATCAGGCTGGGCCAGAGAGTTATGTTCCCGATGTCATGAATCTAGTCGAGAGGGTAACGGCGTTTAAGTTGCAGACTCGCGCCTTAAGTGAAGCAGCAAGTGGGAATACGGCGGGTGCAACCCAAAAACTCCGTGCAGCCGCAACTCGCTTGCTCGATCTAGGTGAACTAGAGCTTGCCGCGAAGATGAATCAACAAGCGGCAACGCTCGAACAGGGTCAACCGCTCGATCCGGCTACCCAAAAAGAGTTGCGTTATGCTACGCGACGACTGACCCAGCGACTAGAGAAAAACGAACAGGCATAG
- a CDS encoding zinc-ribbon domain-containing protein, translating to MIICPSCGAQNEPTNRFCDQCGTRLVNPTPMTVSPDQPTALAPSCPVCGATVLPGERFCDNCGADLLNTPAAPSIPSDQATLIAPPDAPQLFCPSCGDPVLPGERFCDHCGADLSHLTAPSADAPTVIAPPAPEPPAPPSADAPTVIAPPAPEPPAPPSADAPTVIAPPAPEPPAPPSADAPTVIAPPAPEPPAPPSADAPTVIAPPAPEPPAPPIDIPTVSGTASIAEPVAPAVGTAPFASAAPPPPGDWVAERARLETLLAAHRDTVAQYEQMAARYPAGSVPAFILAGLDAARAELAKTEAELAALPSGPDPAEVARLEALLAAHRDTVAQYEQMAARYPAGSVPAFILAGLDAARAELAKTEAELTALIGNAPPSSTPIATPNAHPSAPTPLGTPIVNLPQEVACLVLADGSEIILPPGKTEYVIGREDPVSNIFPEIDLTPYGGELGGVSRQHAKIVHVGNQWSIIDLNSTNHTRVNGNRIEPQTPVSISNGTKLQFGRLVATFQLKTG from the coding sequence ATGATCATCTGCCCTTCGTGTGGTGCCCAAAACGAACCAACCAACCGCTTCTGTGATCAGTGCGGTACCCGCTTGGTCAATCCAACACCGATGACCGTCTCACCTGATCAGCCAACAGCGCTCGCACCGTCATGTCCGGTTTGCGGTGCAACGGTCTTGCCCGGTGAGCGTTTCTGCGACAACTGTGGTGCTGATCTGCTGAATACACCGGCTGCACCTTCAATTCCATCTGACCAAGCAACACTCATCGCACCACCAGACGCCCCCCAACTTTTTTGTCCAAGCTGTGGCGATCCGGTCTTACCTGGTGAACGCTTCTGCGACCATTGTGGCGCCGATCTTAGCCACCTAACCGCACCATCCGCCGATGCACCGACCGTCATCGCACCGCCCGCGCCCGAACCGCCGGCACCACCATCCGCCGATGCACCGACCGTCATCGCACCGCCTGCGCCCGAACCACCGGCGCCACCATCCGCCGATGCACCAACCGTCATCGCACCGCCCGCGCCCGAACCGCCGGCGCCACCATCCGCCGATGCACCGACCGTCATCGCACCGCCCGCGCCCGAACCGCCGGCGCCACCATCCGCCGATGCACCGACCGTCATCGCACCGCCCGCGCCCGAACCACCGGCGCCACCCATCGACATACCGACCGTCAGTGGAACAGCATCCATCGCCGAACCGGTCGCACCGGCAGTTGGGACCGCACCTTTCGCCTCGGCGGCACCACCGCCGCCCGGTGATTGGGTAGCCGAACGAGCGCGATTAGAAACCTTACTCGCCGCCCACCGTGACACCGTCGCTCAGTATGAGCAGATGGCCGCCCGCTACCCGGCAGGTAGCGTCCCGGCCTTCATCCTCGCCGGACTCGATGCGGCACGGGCGGAATTAGCCAAGACTGAGGCCGAACTGGCCGCTCTCCCAAGCGGACCCGATCCGGCAGAGGTTGCCCGGCTCGAAGCGTTACTCGCCGCCCACCGTGACACCGTCGCTCAGTATGAGCAGATGGCCGCCCGCTACCCGGCAGGTAGCGTCCCGGCCTTCATCCTCGCCGGACTCGATGCGGCACGGGCGGAATTAGCTAAGACCGAGGCCGAACTGACTGCCCTGATCGGCAATGCTCCACCATCGAGCACACCGATTGCTACACCGAACGCCCACCCCTCAGCTCCAACACCGCTTGGGACACCTATCGTAAACTTACCGCAAGAGGTTGCCTGTTTGGTGTTGGCCGATGGCAGTGAGATCATCTTGCCTCCCGGTAAAACGGAATACGTTATCGGACGAGAGGACCCGGTGAGCAATATCTTCCCGGAAATCGACCTTACTCCCTACGGTGGAGAGCTAGGAGGAGTGAGCCGCCAACACGCCAAGATCGTCCACGTCGGCAATCAATGGAGTATCATCGACCTCAACAGCACAAATCATACGCGCGTGAATGGCAATCGCATTGAGCCGCAAACGCCGGTGTCGATTAGCAATGGTACGAAATTGCAGTTTGGGCGCCTGGTGGCAACCTTCCAACTAAAAACCGGTTGA
- a CDS encoding VWA domain-containing protein, with protein MDRRITEFIAGLRAAGVRISVAESADALRAIEQAGISDRNVFRLALQTALIKERQDQAIFNELFPLYFGKDSPPPLQQAGGGQLSPEEQQQLMHQLQQLLAQFPPGPLSQLFQSMVSGQPLSNQQIRAMLANVSPPHLTNPRYRDWMARQAMRELQMNRLQQMLRQLLEQLRAQGMREEALRAIEQAARENLATLEQQIGQQVAQQMQEQAQGQGPRQRRGLPSERELLDMPLEQLDESLLPEMRTLVRKLAARLRTRLALRQRRGKTGTLDAKATIRTNQRFGGVPMLVRHRKRHLKPKLVILCDRSVSTQHVMSCMLLMIYALHDQVSRTRSFAFIDRLYDMSHYFTESRPEQAITQVLTEIRPTRSYSTDLGNALAEFCRDQLHLVDRRTTVIVLGDGRNNENDPNLPAFEQIRRRARRIVWFATEERWKWGVYDPGSLSSDIYKYAPMCDAMHEVTTLRQLATAIDRLFLHP; from the coding sequence ATGGATCGACGAATTACCGAGTTTATTGCCGGGTTACGCGCTGCCGGCGTGAGAATTAGTGTTGCCGAATCGGCCGATGCGTTGCGGGCAATTGAGCAGGCCGGCATCAGCGATCGGAATGTCTTTCGTTTGGCGTTGCAGACGGCTCTGATCAAGGAACGACAAGACCAAGCCATCTTCAACGAACTCTTTCCGCTCTACTTTGGCAAAGACTCGCCGCCGCCGCTGCAGCAGGCCGGCGGTGGTCAGCTCTCGCCCGAAGAGCAGCAGCAACTTATGCATCAGTTGCAGCAGCTCCTTGCCCAGTTTCCCCCCGGCCCGCTGAGCCAGCTTTTTCAGAGTATGGTTAGTGGTCAACCGCTCAGTAATCAGCAGATTCGGGCGATGTTGGCCAACGTCTCGCCGCCTCATCTGACCAATCCGCGCTACCGCGATTGGATGGCGCGACAGGCAATGCGTGAATTGCAGATGAATCGGCTGCAGCAGATGTTGCGCCAATTGCTCGAACAGTTGCGCGCACAAGGGATGCGCGAAGAGGCACTGCGGGCGATTGAACAAGCTGCCCGTGAGAATCTCGCGACGCTCGAACAGCAGATTGGTCAGCAGGTTGCCCAACAGATGCAAGAACAGGCCCAAGGTCAAGGGCCACGCCAGAGAAGGGGGCTGCCAAGTGAGCGTGAATTGCTCGATATGCCGCTCGAACAGCTCGATGAGAGTCTGTTGCCCGAAATGCGTACCCTTGTGCGCAAACTGGCTGCACGTCTCCGGACTCGACTGGCGTTACGTCAGCGTCGTGGAAAGACCGGTACGCTCGATGCGAAGGCCACCATCCGCACTAATCAGCGCTTCGGCGGCGTCCCGATGTTAGTACGTCATCGCAAGCGTCATCTCAAGCCGAAGCTGGTCATTCTGTGCGATCGCAGCGTGAGTACCCAGCACGTCATGTCGTGTATGCTGTTGATGATCTACGCCCTGCACGATCAGGTGAGCCGTACTCGCTCGTTTGCCTTCATCGACCGGCTGTACGACATGTCGCACTACTTTACCGAATCACGCCCCGAACAGGCAATCACACAAGTATTGACCGAAATTCGTCCTACCCGCAGTTATAGCACCGATCTCGGTAACGCTCTCGCCGAGTTCTGCCGCGATCAACTGCATCTGGTTGATCGGCGTACAACAGTGATCGTGCTTGGTGATGGCCGTAACAACGAGAATGATCCGAATCTGCCGGCGTTTGAGCAGATTCGACGGCGAGCGCGGCGGATTGTCTGGTTTGCAACTGAAGAACGATGGAAGTGGGGTGTCTACGATCCCGGTTCACTGAGCAGTGACATCTACAAATATGCACCGATGTGTGATGCAATGCATGAGGTGACGACGCTACGTCAGTTGGCAACCGCAATTGACCGACTGTTTCTACATCCGTGA
- a CDS encoding AAA family ATPase, which translates to MFHSMTDVRDMLGRQNYIASDEISTAVFLAERLGKPLLAEGPAGVGKTELAKAWAAALGRELIRLQCYEGLDETKALYEWEYAKQLLYTQLLRDKLSDLLGDAQSLREAADRLAAQEDVFFSERFLLPRPLLRAITSDKPVVLLIDEIDRADAEFEAFLLEVLSDFQVSVPELGTLKAKHVPTVILTSNNTRELSEALKRRCLYIHIDYPDLEAELRVVQLKVPGLAPKLAREAVALVQRLRTLDLKKHPSVSETLDWARALVELNARQLDKATLDTTLNVLLKYESDLQRARRLLQQGDRPDRPDRPDRPRGSYRGSDWTNN; encoded by the coding sequence ATGTTTCATTCGATGACTGATGTTCGCGATATGTTGGGGCGGCAAAATTATATCGCCTCTGATGAGATCAGCACGGCAGTCTTCCTTGCCGAGCGTCTCGGTAAGCCGTTGCTGGCCGAAGGGCCGGCTGGAGTAGGCAAAACCGAACTGGCTAAGGCGTGGGCGGCAGCACTCGGTCGTGAGTTGATCCGTCTACAGTGCTACGAAGGACTTGACGAGACAAAAGCACTTTACGAGTGGGAGTACGCCAAGCAGTTGCTCTATACCCAGCTCCTCCGCGATAAGTTGTCCGATCTGCTCGGTGATGCGCAGAGTCTGCGTGAAGCTGCCGACCGGTTAGCTGCCCAGGAAGATGTTTTCTTCTCGGAGCGTTTTTTGCTGCCGCGTCCATTGTTGCGCGCGATTACCAGCGATAAACCGGTAGTACTCCTGATCGATGAGATCGACCGGGCTGATGCTGAATTCGAGGCCTTTTTACTCGAGGTTTTGAGTGATTTTCAGGTGTCGGTGCCTGAATTGGGAACGCTGAAGGCGAAGCATGTTCCTACCGTGATCCTTACCTCGAATAATACCCGCGAGTTGAGTGAAGCGCTGAAGCGACGCTGCCTCTACATCCATATCGATTATCCCGATTTAGAAGCCGAACTACGGGTTGTTCAGTTGAAAGTGCCCGGTTTGGCGCCAAAGTTGGCCCGTGAAGCGGTGGCTTTGGTACAACGTCTACGCACGCTCGATCTGAAGAAGCATCCGAGTGTTTCCGAGACCCTTGATTGGGCGCGGGCATTGGTCGAATTGAATGCGCGTCAGCTCGATAAGGCGACCCTCGATACGACGCTGAATGTCCTGCTTAAGTACGAGAGCGATTTGCAGCGGGCACGCCGGCTCCTACAGCAAGGTGATCGCCCGGATCGACCCGATCGTCCGGATCGACCGCGTGGCAGTTATCGGGGGAGCGATTGGACGAACAACTGA
- a CDS encoding HAD hydrolase-like protein, which translates to MKQPYRFRAILFDLDGTLTDPFVGISRSVNYALTQIGHPPLGDEELRGWIGPSLHASFEQVLGDPRLADQAVAHYRQRYWEIGMFENSVFPGIPELLSDLRAAGIRLFVATSKIRPPTERILAHFGLRTYFEAIAAVDPDDRDGNKAMVIASLLPRLGIDRGWAVMVGDTIYDITGARAHRMPCIAVTYGYGAYRDLYLAAPLALADSVTALRHLVLE; encoded by the coding sequence ATGAAACAACCCTATCGCTTTCGTGCCATCCTGTTTGATCTTGATGGAACGCTGACCGACCCATTTGTCGGCATTAGTCGCAGTGTCAACTACGCACTGACACAGATCGGCCACCCGCCCCTCGGTGATGAAGAACTACGCGGTTGGATTGGGCCATCGTTGCACGCCTCCTTCGAGCAGGTGCTCGGCGACCCAAGATTGGCCGATCAAGCCGTCGCCCATTATCGACAACGCTACTGGGAGATCGGGATGTTCGAGAACAGCGTGTTTCCCGGCATTCCCGAATTGCTGTCCGATCTACGGGCAGCCGGTATCCGCTTGTTTGTTGCCACCTCGAAGATCCGCCCACCAACCGAACGGATCTTAGCCCATTTTGGGCTACGCACCTATTTCGAGGCCATTGCCGCCGTTGATCCCGACGATCGCGATGGTAACAAAGCCATGGTTATCGCCTCACTGCTGCCGCGTCTCGGTATTGATCGAGGATGGGCTGTCATGGTTGGTGATACCATCTACGACATCACCGGCGCACGAGCGCACCGTATGCCATGTATTGCGGTGACCTATGGATACGGCGCATACCGTGATCTCTATCTCGCGGCACCGTTAGCACTGGCCGACTCGGTAACAGCATTACGTCACCTGGTCCTGGAATAG
- a CDS encoding C1 family peptidase yields the protein MRALTPLTAVPAIDETTRKVLADYWITSVEELVATARASNAGLGSGLAALAQVLGRSENDVRAMVMAAQEVAPDASSFSVDVAMEPVGTGAIFTDLPEVDATSFSPPVGLPAEVPPIATLPPPISQGPRNTCVAFTVAAMVQALSNDPTDLSEQFIYWISKARDGIPGDVGTNPLVALRAVAELGVCREETWPYRPEPVDHTNPGHERPSERAFQEAKQRRISGVEQLPPRDVNQIKAALAAGRPVLIGLMIGEHWTSSGQVRRIGRVRKALPGEQRLGGHAMCVLGYRDDPTAPGGGYFIVRNSWGSEWANENPDGPGYCYVPYQLIYEEGLAALIATGVIIEAATASTATLSAPTTSELAAILAEAQVIRARLDTLINRLQALVGGQPQPVMSAVEPAPALPPSPEPAAVVAGYSGPLILIADEQSRDELYPNGIDGRRGEPLLRIDAKAASELAQRSDDPKELQTLHKTRNEAEERHFGVVADVDQEDLAQARWAVMVNAVDDARIIQALWPLIEYRAYQQGIDLPLVDFRPGETCAEWASRYADPKQPWEQRAPVLVYRPGERVNSWLARHGTMPGPVKPSQGVPFYILIAARPGPLTANDQAFISFNVQYELDIFWGVGRLCFTDERGHHRYADYTTYAQRLVDYERRSVNDVRIRREIVYFGTRHDLDKSTERSALELVKPLAEWHDRGLPQRLGYGKRLLLANDATRSNLEQALRDGNRPPAIWFSATHGLGLPVTDRELILYQGALVTQDWTGFGGIKREHWFAAEDLPSNLSLEGMVALLFACYGAGCPQRDEFIVDPEKGRPVIAPFTFVAQLPQQLLLRGALGVVGHVERAWTYGFSMDGARGQTQAFEDVIGRLVAGKRLGSATDQFNIIQAARSMTLAEELENIKFGKQPEPRELSTLWMARNDARNYMLLGDPAARLPVP from the coding sequence ATGCGCGCCTTGACCCCGCTTACCGCAGTGCCTGCGATCGATGAGACGACCCGAAAGGTGTTGGCCGACTACTGGATTACCAGTGTCGAAGAGTTGGTAGCGACGGCGCGTGCGAGTAATGCCGGTCTTGGGAGTGGGCTGGCTGCACTTGCTCAGGTGTTGGGGCGAAGTGAAAACGATGTGCGGGCAATGGTGATGGCAGCGCAGGAAGTGGCGCCTGATGCCAGCTCGTTTAGCGTTGATGTCGCGATGGAGCCGGTCGGTACCGGTGCGATCTTCACCGATCTGCCGGAGGTCGATGCAACTTCGTTTAGTCCACCGGTCGGCTTGCCCGCCGAAGTACCACCGATTGCGACTCTGCCTCCGCCAATCAGTCAAGGACCACGCAATACGTGTGTCGCGTTTACGGTGGCTGCCATGGTGCAGGCACTTAGCAACGACCCCACCGATCTCTCCGAACAGTTTATTTACTGGATTAGTAAAGCGCGTGATGGCATCCCCGGTGATGTCGGTACGAACCCGTTGGTCGCATTACGCGCCGTTGCCGAGTTAGGGGTCTGCCGTGAGGAGACGTGGCCCTATCGCCCCGAACCGGTAGACCATACCAACCCCGGTCACGAGCGTCCAAGTGAAAGAGCATTTCAGGAAGCTAAGCAGCGTCGGATTAGCGGGGTTGAACAGTTGCCTCCCCGTGATGTGAACCAGATCAAGGCTGCACTGGCCGCCGGCCGACCGGTGTTGATCGGTTTGATGATCGGTGAGCATTGGACGAGTAGTGGGCAGGTCCGTCGAATTGGGCGGGTGCGTAAGGCGTTGCCCGGTGAGCAACGGTTGGGTGGTCATGCGATGTGTGTATTGGGCTACCGTGATGATCCGACGGCTCCCGGCGGTGGCTATTTTATTGTGCGGAATTCGTGGGGAAGCGAATGGGCGAACGAAAATCCTGATGGTCCCGGTTATTGCTATGTCCCATATCAACTCATCTATGAAGAGGGTTTGGCAGCGTTGATCGCTACCGGTGTGATCATTGAAGCAGCAACTGCGTCGACAGCGACGTTGAGTGCGCCGACTACCTCGGAGTTGGCGGCGATTCTTGCCGAAGCTCAGGTGATCCGTGCCCGGCTTGATACGTTGATCAATCGGTTGCAGGCGCTGGTGGGTGGGCAACCGCAACCGGTCATGAGCGCCGTTGAGCCGGCCCCGGCGTTACCACCATCACCTGAACCGGCAGCAGTTGTGGCCGGCTATAGCGGCCCATTGATCCTTATTGCCGATGAGCAGAGCCGTGATGAGTTGTACCCGAATGGGATCGATGGCCGCCGAGGCGAACCGTTGTTGCGGATCGATGCGAAAGCCGCCAGCGAATTGGCCCAACGTAGCGATGATCCGAAAGAATTGCAGACACTCCACAAGACCCGTAACGAGGCTGAAGAAAGACATTTTGGAGTGGTTGCCGATGTGGATCAAGAAGACCTCGCGCAAGCGCGTTGGGCGGTTATGGTGAACGCGGTTGACGATGCTCGTATTATTCAGGCGTTGTGGCCGCTCATCGAGTATCGTGCCTACCAGCAGGGTATTGACCTCCCGCTGGTGGACTTCCGTCCTGGTGAAACGTGTGCTGAATGGGCTAGTCGCTACGCCGATCCCAAGCAACCGTGGGAACAGCGGGCACCGGTCTTGGTGTATCGTCCGGGTGAGCGAGTCAATAGCTGGCTCGCCCGTCATGGCACGATGCCCGGCCCGGTCAAGCCGAGCCAAGGCGTTCCCTTCTATATCCTGATTGCAGCGCGCCCCGGCCCGCTTACCGCGAACGATCAGGCGTTTATTAGCTTCAATGTCCAATACGAACTCGATATCTTCTGGGGAGTGGGTCGTCTCTGTTTCACCGACGAACGCGGTCACCATCGCTATGCCGATTACACTACCTACGCGCAGCGCCTGGTTGACTACGAACGAAGGTCGGTCAACGATGTTCGGATACGCCGCGAGATTGTATACTTTGGTACCCGTCACGATCTCGATAAATCGACCGAACGTAGTGCGCTTGAGCTGGTGAAGCCGCTGGCCGAGTGGCACGACCGTGGTCTACCACAGCGATTGGGCTACGGGAAGAGGTTGTTGTTGGCAAACGACGCAACCCGCAGTAACCTTGAGCAAGCTCTGCGTGATGGAAACCGGCCACCGGCGATCTGGTTTAGCGCGACGCATGGTCTAGGCCTGCCGGTCACCGACCGCGAGTTGATCCTTTATCAAGGAGCACTGGTGACGCAAGACTGGACCGGTTTTGGGGGGATTAAGCGCGAGCATTGGTTTGCTGCCGAAGATTTGCCAAGTAACCTCTCGCTCGAAGGTATGGTTGCCTTGCTGTTTGCCTGCTATGGCGCCGGTTGCCCACAGCGAGATGAGTTTATCGTTGACCCGGAAAAAGGCCGTCCGGTCATCGCCCCGTTTACCTTCGTCGCCCAACTACCGCAGCAGCTCTTGCTACGCGGTGCGCTTGGGGTGGTTGGTCATGTGGAACGGGCATGGACATACGGTTTCAGCATGGACGGCGCGCGTGGTCAGACCCAAGCGTTTGAAGATGTGATCGGTCGGTTGGTGGCCGGGAAGCGGCTGGGGAGTGCGACCGATCAATTCAACATTATTCAAGCGGCACGCTCGATGACCTTAGCCGAGGAACTTGAGAATATCAAATTCGGCAAGCAACCGGAACCGCGTGAGTTGTCAACGCTGTGGATGGCCCGTAACGATGCCCGTAACTACATGTTGTTGGGTGATCCGGCTGCTCGCTTGCCCGTACCGTAA
- a CDS encoding purine-nucleoside phosphorylase has product MYNDIEQARAAIVPRLRHTPRVGLILGSGLSALADEMDDPVVIPYRDIPGFHEPKVIGHRGELAVGLLAGQQVAVMRGRFHFYEGYSMQEVTFPVRVLRALGCDTLIVTNAAGGLRADWKVGDIMRISDQIFLPGMAGHHPLRGLNDERLGPRFPAMVGAFEHELVPLARTVAAELGVVLREGVYCMLSGPHFESAAELRMVRMWGADAVGMSTAPEVIVAVHSGMRVLGFSLITNLALPDGPPANHEEVIAAGEAAKPQFAALLRGILARM; this is encoded by the coding sequence ATGTACAACGACATCGAACAAGCTCGCGCAGCGATCGTGCCACGGTTACGTCATACCCCACGAGTCGGCCTCATCCTCGGTTCGGGGTTAAGTGCGTTGGCCGACGAGATGGATGATCCGGTAGTCATTCCGTATCGAGATATTCCCGGCTTTCACGAGCCAAAGGTAATCGGGCATCGCGGTGAGTTAGCGGTTGGTCTGCTGGCCGGACAGCAGGTAGCCGTCATGCGTGGTCGCTTTCACTTTTACGAAGGGTACAGCATGCAAGAGGTTACCTTCCCGGTGCGCGTCTTACGAGCGTTGGGGTGCGATACGCTCATCGTCACCAACGCGGCGGGTGGTTTGCGCGCCGATTGGAAGGTCGGCGATATTATGCGGATCAGCGATCAAATCTTCTTACCGGGTATGGCCGGTCATCACCCGTTGCGCGGCCTAAACGATGAGCGGTTGGGGCCACGCTTTCCGGCTATGGTCGGCGCATTTGAGCATGAACTCGTTCCGCTTGCCCGCACTGTCGCTGCCGAGTTGGGTGTGGTGTTGCGTGAGGGTGTCTATTGTATGCTGAGCGGTCCCCATTTCGAGAGCGCTGCTGAGCTACGGATGGTACGCATGTGGGGGGCCGATGCAGTGGGCATGTCGACAGCGCCGGAAGTGATTGTTGCAGTGCATAGTGGAATGCGCGTGCTTGGCTTCTCGCTGATTACCAACCTCGCTTTGCCTGACGGCCCACCGGCTAATCACGAAGAAGTTATTGCCGCCGGTGAGGCAGCGAAGCCTCAGTTTGCTGCACTTCTGCGCGGTATCTTGGCGCGAATGTGA
- a CDS encoding PH domain-containing protein, with amino-acid sequence MSYVESLLGRGEQILYIARQHIFVLIVNILTELSLIAVLVAAGVASNVAFSNNPTATIGGISISSLILLICIVISVIVLISGFLDFLRWNSEQIVITDRRVLQIRGVFNKRVIDSSLEKINDIELRQSILGRIFNFGTIEILTASGAEGANVMDRIEAPLEFKRALLEAKHNLDRGYGYLDTDGYTPGRPVGGAIDIQRTLEELARLRDRGILSPEEFEAKKRDLLSRI; translated from the coding sequence ATGAGTTATGTTGAAAGCCTGCTCGGGCGGGGCGAACAGATTCTGTATATTGCCCGCCAGCATATTTTTGTGTTGATTGTCAATATTTTGACCGAATTGAGCCTCATTGCCGTGTTGGTTGCAGCGGGTGTTGCTTCCAATGTGGCGTTTAGCAACAATCCAACGGCAACCATTGGTGGAATCAGCATCAGTAGTCTGATCCTCCTGATCTGTATTGTGATTAGTGTGATTGTGCTGATCAGTGGATTTCTCGATTTTTTACGCTGGAATTCTGAACAAATTGTGATCACCGACCGGCGCGTGTTACAAATCCGTGGTGTGTTTAACAAACGGGTGATCGATTCATCGTTGGAAAAGATTAATGATATCGAATTGCGTCAGAGTATTCTGGGCCGAATCTTTAATTTCGGTACTATTGAGATTCTGACGGCCTCAGGGGCAGAGGGTGCAAACGTCATGGATCGGATTGAAGCACCGCTCGAGTTCAAACGTGCATTACTCGAAGCAAAGCACAACCTCGACCGCGGTTATGGCTATCTCGATACCGATGGCTATACTCCCGGTCGTCCGGTCGGAGGCGCAATCGATATTCAGCGTACCCTCGAAGAGTTAGCTCGTTTGCGTGATCGCGGTATTCTGTCCCCAGAGGAGTTTGAAGCAAAGAAGCGTGATTTATTGAGCCGAATCTAG